A single genomic interval of uncultured Desulfobacter sp. harbors:
- a CDS encoding transposase, with the protein MRYRRAKIEGGTYFFTVVTFGRQKIFSAPENVELLRQAMKHVMKKHPLVIDAMVVLPDHLHCIWTLPREDADFPVRWRLIKSFFTRNCGAEYRQKISDARQRKKEQAVWQRRFWEHTIKDKQDFMRHVEYIHYNPVKHGLVNAPGSWKYSSFHQYVKQGQYPKNWGAGVVLEFDEGVGHE; encoded by the coding sequence ATGCGCTACCGCCGCGCGAAGATTGAAGGAGGAACGTATTTTTTCACGGTAGTAACGTTCGGGCGGCAAAAGATATTTTCGGCCCCTGAAAACGTGGAACTGCTGCGGCAGGCAATGAAACATGTGATGAAAAAACATCCCTTGGTTATTGATGCCATGGTGGTTCTGCCGGATCATCTTCACTGCATCTGGACGCTGCCCCGAGAAGACGCTGATTTCCCGGTCCGATGGCGGTTGATAAAAAGCTTTTTTACCCGAAATTGTGGTGCGGAATACAGGCAGAAAATATCTGATGCACGGCAAAGGAAGAAGGAACAGGCTGTGTGGCAACGAAGATTCTGGGAACATACCATAAAAGATAAGCAGGATTTTATGCGGCATGTGGAATACATTCATTACAATCCGGTTAAACATGGCTTGGTCAATGCCCCGGGAAGTTGGAAGTATTCAAGTTTTCACCAATATGTGAAGCAGGGACAATACCCGAAAAATTGGGGGGCTGGTGTGGTTTTGGAGTTTGATGAAGGTGTTGGGCATGAGTGA
- a CDS encoding SurA N-terminal domain-containing protein, with protein MKKRNIILVGFILGFFWAVSCFAQEEVVDRIVAIVNDDIITLSQLDMAAAPYRENIEASQESSARKKEMMAQMYPQVLNQLVENSLVVQEAKRMGITVDDKDVDNAVENFKREHNLDQERLELGLAAQGITLEQYRERIREQILQSMIVSRAVRAKIVITDEEIKNYYDTHYQEFKGKKTYHLKNIIVRDSTDLSTVQGKLENKVDFSQVAKDYSIGSNASSGGELGKFDISSFSDEIKKALEGVGKGQYTKPVNMGDSFQILYVADIISQGQGPVQEEVEKQIQDILYREYGAVQFKTWMENLKNSAHIKLML; from the coding sequence ATGAAAAAAAGAAATATAATTTTAGTAGGTTTTATACTTGGTTTTTTCTGGGCGGTTAGTTGCTTTGCCCAAGAAGAGGTGGTTGACCGGATAGTTGCCATTGTAAATGATGATATTATCACCCTTTCCCAACTGGACATGGCAGCGGCCCCATACCGGGAAAATATTGAGGCATCCCAGGAGTCTTCGGCCCGGAAGAAAGAGATGATGGCGCAAATGTACCCCCAGGTCCTCAATCAACTGGTGGAAAACAGCCTGGTGGTTCAGGAAGCAAAACGAATGGGTATTACTGTGGATGATAAGGATGTGGACAATGCCGTGGAAAATTTTAAACGAGAACACAATCTTGACCAGGAACGGTTGGAACTCGGCCTGGCCGCCCAGGGCATAACCCTTGAGCAATACCGTGAAAGAATCAGGGAGCAGATTCTGCAGAGCATGATCGTTTCAAGGGCTGTCCGTGCCAAGATTGTTATCACGGATGAGGAGATAAAAAATTATTATGATACCCATTATCAGGAATTCAAGGGCAAGAAAACATATCATTTGAAAAATATAATCGTAAGGGATTCAACGGATCTTTCCACGGTCCAGGGAAAACTGGAAAATAAGGTTGATTTTTCACAAGTTGCCAAAGACTATTCAATCGGCTCTAATGCCTCTTCCGGCGGTGAACTTGGTAAGTTTGACATATCAAGCTTCAGCGATGAAATCAAAAAGGCGCTTGAGGGGGTTGGCAAGGGTCAATACACCAAACCCGTCAATATGGGGGATTCTTTCCAGATCCTTTATGTGGCGGATATCATTTCACAGGGACAGGGACCTGTCCAGGAAGAGGTGGAAAAACAGATCCAGGATATTCTGTACCGAGAATATGGGGCGGTCCAGTTTAAAACGTGGATGGAAAATCTTAAAAACAGTGCACACATTAAACTAATGCTTTAA
- the mgtE gene encoding magnesium transporter, producing MQKEQILILENSIKRLLRRGASRQLLNIIKKTHMADLSIIFENLTPLNQEKLFNLLDNPEDIGLLFSHLSESTFVELVKIVDFDKLVTVFDLMPSDDAAELLGCLDEELSDKILSKMKKEESYNVEQIMSYDEDTAGSLMVKDYVALEEDVKAKEVIEALQNKYLDVEMPFYIYVIDNYGKLVGVSSLRQLVVESPDKPLKSFMATDIVSVKPYTDREVVARLVSRYDFLAIPVVDDDNRIIGIVTVDDVIDILHETATEDMLKMAGVGEDYVETQSVLKGTRIRLPWLFASCLGGIANFIIIGRYESTLVHLTGLAAFIPIIMGMGGNIGTQSATIVVRGIATGRVNIRDFVKVISRELGVGFILGITYGGLIAAVAKFSFMAESFSWALSVVVGSSILASMTVAAFVGTSVPMIFQRLNIDPAVATGPFVTTTVDLISVYCYFTITRLLLGF from the coding sequence ATGCAAAAAGAACAAATACTGATACTTGAGAATAGCATCAAAAGATTGTTGCGCCGGGGGGCCAGCAGGCAACTGCTCAATATCATAAAAAAAACCCACATGGCAGACCTGTCCATTATTTTTGAGAATCTGACCCCCCTTAATCAGGAAAAACTGTTCAATCTGTTGGACAATCCCGAGGATATCGGTCTGTTGTTTTCACACCTGTCCGAATCCACCTTTGTGGAGCTTGTCAAAATCGTAGATTTCGATAAGCTGGTCACGGTTTTTGATCTCATGCCCTCGGATGATGCTGCCGAATTGCTCGGGTGTCTGGACGAAGAACTGTCCGACAAGATTCTGTCCAAAATGAAAAAGGAAGAATCGTATAATGTCGAGCAGATCATGAGCTATGATGAAGATACTGCCGGCAGCCTCATGGTCAAGGATTATGTGGCTCTGGAAGAAGACGTCAAAGCAAAAGAAGTGATCGAGGCACTGCAAAACAAGTATCTTGATGTTGAGATGCCGTTCTATATCTATGTGATAGATAACTATGGCAAGCTTGTGGGCGTCAGTTCCCTTCGCCAGCTGGTGGTGGAATCCCCTGATAAGCCACTTAAATCATTTATGGCGACGGATATTGTATCGGTTAAACCTTATACGGACAGGGAAGTTGTGGCCCGTCTGGTTTCCCGGTATGATTTTCTGGCCATACCGGTTGTGGACGATGACAACCGGATTATCGGCATTGTTACCGTGGATGACGTCATTGACATCCTGCACGAAACCGCCACCGAAGATATGTTGAAAATGGCTGGTGTGGGTGAAGATTATGTTGAGACCCAGTCCGTTCTCAAAGGCACCCGGATTCGGCTGCCCTGGCTGTTTGCCAGCTGCCTTGGCGGAATTGCCAACTTTATTATCATCGGCCGGTATGAGTCCACGTTGGTCCATTTGACAGGGCTAGCTGCTTTTATTCCCATCATCATGGGCATGGGGGGGAACATCGGTACCCAGAGCGCCACCATCGTGGTCCGGGGAATTGCCACGGGCCGGGTGAATATTCGGGATTTTGTCAAGGTCATTTCCAGGGAACTTGGCGTGGGATTTATTTTAGGCATAACCTATGGCGGATTGATTGCGGCTGTGGCCAAGTTTAGTTTTATGGCCGAATCCTTTTCCTGGGCATTGTCCGTGGTCGTTGGATCTTCAATTTTGGCGTCCATGACTGTGGCTGCTTTTGTGGGGACTTCGGTGCCCATGATTTTCCAGCGGCTTAATATTGATCCGGCCGTGGCCACAGGTCCCTTTGTCACCACCACAGTGGACCTTATCAGCGTTTACTGCTATTTTACGATTACAAGACTGCTGCTTGGCTTTTGA
- the recO gene encoding DNA repair protein RecO, whose amino-acid sequence MGDFSTDAILLRKIEYGDHDLIITFLTRDKGKICVMAKNAKKSVRRFSGAMDLFSVNHIQCVFPKKNKDAMINLCQTVLENGFSHIRYDVLNTAYASYWTEIVTQWLEEGKAQPDIFELLYTALEMVDDGFIRTEVISLLFQIRFMRLSGFSPGLDRCDTCRTSIEGVDSARLWFDFKAGRVVCPQCKGSISPVQEPAGPFGAGSRGCWVSKGTLKQLSWINTVEMARADRIKFSSAAIKEGETLLESFIPFHIGRNFNSLKFLHKMRFEL is encoded by the coding sequence ATGGGCGATTTCAGCACGGACGCCATACTGCTTCGCAAAATTGAATATGGAGACCATGACCTGATCATTACCTTTCTGACCCGGGACAAAGGAAAGATCTGTGTGATGGCAAAAAACGCAAAAAAGAGCGTGCGCAGGTTTTCCGGCGCCATGGACCTGTTTTCGGTCAATCATATCCAGTGCGTCTTTCCCAAAAAAAACAAGGACGCCATGATTAATCTGTGCCAGACGGTCCTTGAAAACGGGTTTTCCCATATCCGGTATGATGTGCTGAATACAGCCTATGCCTCCTACTGGACGGAAATTGTCACCCAGTGGCTGGAGGAAGGCAAGGCCCAGCCTGATATTTTTGAATTGCTTTACACGGCCCTTGAAATGGTGGATGACGGTTTTATCCGCACCGAAGTAATCAGCCTCCTGTTTCAGATCCGTTTTATGAGGTTGTCCGGGTTTTCTCCGGGCCTTGATCGGTGCGATACCTGTCGTACCAGTATAGAAGGTGTTGATTCGGCCAGGCTCTGGTTTGATTTTAAAGCGGGTCGGGTTGTCTGTCCACAGTGCAAAGGCAGTATAAGCCCGGTGCAGGAACCTGCCGGACCTTTCGGCGCCGGTTCCCGGGGCTGCTGGGTGTCTAAGGGTACCTTGAAGCAATTGTCCTGGATCAATACCGTGGAGATGGCACGGGCAGATCGTATAAAATTTTCTTCCGCGGCCATCAAGGAGGGCGAAACCCTGCTTGAATCCTTTATCCCATTCCATATTGGCCGAAATTTCAACAGTTTGAAGTTTTTACATAAAATGAGATTTGAACTATGA
- a CDS encoding PEP-CTERM sorting domain-containing protein: MLKIFLKKLLCTIILSFMSFIPCGYATSIKLLPTETNVLVGEKFNIDIWADIDETDAIIAFGFDLNLTGSGTLGFDGFTPNVPVFDIDFWHEIYSDSDGILGDSEGDFLYGLPVWGENILLGTLGFEAVGVGDVQVSLTADDLNLWFTEGLIPVDIFAANFMPSVLAANVTINNDGTLPVPEPGTIFLLGFGLIGLVLYGSKGRKPVA; encoded by the coding sequence ATGCTGAAAATATTTTTGAAAAAATTGTTATGTACTATTATTCTTTCATTTATGTCATTCATTCCTTGTGGTTATGCTACATCTATCAAATTGCTGCCGACTGAAACCAACGTACTTGTGGGCGAAAAATTTAATATCGATATTTGGGCGGATATCGACGAAACAGATGCAATTATCGCATTCGGCTTTGATCTGAATTTGACCGGCTCAGGCACCCTGGGATTTGATGGTTTTACACCAAACGTTCCTGTTTTTGATATTGATTTCTGGCATGAAATATACAGTGACAGTGATGGAATCCTTGGTGACTCGGAAGGAGACTTTTTGTATGGTCTTCCTGTTTGGGGAGAGAATATTCTATTGGGGACTCTCGGCTTTGAGGCTGTGGGAGTTGGTGATGTTCAGGTAAGCCTTACGGCCGATGATTTGAATTTATGGTTCACAGAAGGATTAATTCCTGTAGATATCTTTGCCGCAAACTTCATGCCTTCCGTATTGGCAGCTAACGTGACCATCAATAATGATGGAACCTTACCGGTTCCGGAACCCGGAACTATCTTTCTTTTAGGATTTGGCTTGATTGGATTGGTTCTGTACGGTAGCAAAGGTAGGAAACCTGTCGCATGA
- a CDS encoding SurA N-terminal domain-containing protein yields MSSIATSWYAIKNVNGFSRRFISSLAIGALLLMAAGIAIVIGSGCTDQKKVEEKGCIIKAGTVEISRADFTRELEIKQANYPYDIKDRPSEYNAMVLDLVSDLSDEAVLLAAAAAKGIDVDENALDVAVADFKKDYPEDSFEQMLLERAISYPAWKKRLKKDLVIRKLIMQDLVASQEIHPRDMIAFYDRFGGQADAQNNNNPKMMDEKDLVLKLRMEKSQDVFGEWLQGLQAGYPVHIDKPALSAFLINAERQ; encoded by the coding sequence ATGAGCAGCATTGCAACTAGTTGGTATGCCATAAAAAACGTCAATGGATTTTCAAGGAGATTTATAAGTTCCTTGGCTATCGGGGCTTTATTGCTTATGGCCGCAGGTATTGCAATTGTCATTGGATCCGGGTGTACGGATCAAAAAAAAGTCGAAGAAAAAGGCTGCATCATCAAAGCCGGTACCGTGGAGATCAGCCGGGCGGATTTTACCCGGGAACTGGAAATCAAACAGGCCAACTATCCTTATGATATAAAAGATAGGCCCAGTGAATACAATGCCATGGTTCTGGATCTCGTTTCTGATTTGTCTGATGAGGCTGTGCTTCTGGCTGCAGCTGCAGCCAAAGGGATTGACGTCGATGAAAACGCGCTTGACGTTGCCGTTGCCGATTTTAAGAAAGACTATCCCGAAGACAGCTTTGAACAGATGCTCCTTGAAAGGGCCATATCATATCCTGCCTGGAAAAAGAGGTTAAAAAAGGATTTGGTCATCCGGAAATTAATCATGCAGGATCTGGTTGCGTCCCAGGAAATTCATCCCAGGGACATGATTGCCTTTTATGACCGCTTTGGCGGACAGGCAGACGCCCAGAACAATAATAATCCAAAAATGATGGATGAAAAAGATTTGGTGCTCAAGCTGCGGATGGAAAAAAGTCAGGACGTCTTTGGAGAATGGCTGCAGGGGTTACAGGCCGGTTATCCTGTGCATATCGATAAACCGGCGTTAAGTGCCTTTTTAATAAACGCTGAAAGGCAATAA
- a CDS encoding J domain-containing protein codes for MIKYNDIVEAKELLNLPERASMEEIKSNYRKLIMQWHPDKCPDNNDKCNEMTKKLTSAYKTITHYCNQYKYSFTKEEIEQYLSVEDWWFERFGNDPLWGNTKNPENISNTACPAILIQI; via the coding sequence ATGATTAAATACAATGATATTGTTGAAGCCAAAGAACTGTTGAATCTGCCTGAACGGGCATCAATGGAAGAAATTAAATCAAATTACAGAAAACTCATCATGCAGTGGCACCCGGATAAATGCCCCGACAATAATGATAAATGCAATGAAATGACAAAAAAATTAACCTCTGCATATAAGACAATTACGCATTACTGTAATCAATATAAATATTCTTTTACAAAAGAAGAGATTGAACAATATTTATCGGTTGAAGACTGGTGGTTTGAAAGATTCGGCAATGACCCTTTATGGGGAAATACCAAAAACCCTGAAAATATTTCAAACACTGCCTGCCCTGCTATTCTGATTCAAATTTAA
- a CDS encoding galactokinase: MNLAPILEKKKIHVSVPCRIDFGGTLDISTFYLPLASHNPATLNLALDMRTHVYLSPGEPGRIKISSKGFDTIDRSRDDKGWDGPMGLMFAVFQYFNAHGVHLHIESESPVRSALGGSSCAAVAIIAAVYTALEKQVNPEHITWLAHYLEGAVAGVLCGVQDQAAAAFGGVNLWEWTFGHKSPEFLRCPVFDSHGKMEKLNHHLLVAYCGIPHESSDVNARWVNDFKSGRAYDAFERITGLTRQFTSALGAFSFKEAAQLMNRETAIRCDMTPDVLDNTGIKLWESAKAEGCGARFTGAGGGGCLWAVGEETDINKLKAQWQKILDPIDGAMVLDTAIDPMGIFVHY; this comes from the coding sequence ATGAATCTTGCACCAATACTTGAAAAAAAAAAAATACACGTTTCCGTGCCCTGCCGCATTGATTTTGGCGGCACCCTGGATATTTCCACCTTTTATCTCCCCCTGGCAAGCCATAATCCGGCGACCCTGAACCTGGCCCTGGATATGCGCACCCATGTCTATTTATCGCCGGGGGAACCAGGACGGATTAAAATTTCTTCCAAGGGCTTTGACACCATAGACCGCAGCCGGGATGACAAAGGATGGGACGGCCCCATGGGGCTGATGTTTGCCGTTTTTCAATATTTTAATGCCCATGGGGTGCATCTGCACATTGAATCGGAATCTCCTGTTCGAAGTGCCCTTGGCGGTTCATCCTGTGCCGCCGTGGCCATTATTGCGGCCGTTTATACCGCCTTGGAAAAACAGGTCAATCCCGAGCATATTACCTGGCTGGCCCATTATCTGGAAGGCGCCGTGGCAGGGGTGCTGTGCGGGGTCCAGGACCAGGCGGCTGCAGCGTTTGGGGGGGTGAACCTGTGGGAATGGACATTTGGGCACAAAAGTCCTGAATTTCTGCGCTGCCCGGTGTTTGATTCACATGGAAAGATGGAAAAACTGAACCACCATCTCCTTGTGGCCTATTGCGGCATTCCCCATGAGTCCAGTGATGTCAACGCCCGGTGGGTGAATGACTTTAAATCAGGCCGGGCCTACGACGCATTTGAACGCATCACCGGTCTTACACGGCAATTTACCAGTGCGTTGGGCGCTTTTTCCTTTAAAGAGGCCGCGCAGTTGATGAACCGGGAAACCGCTATTCGTTGCGACATGACCCCGGATGTGCTGGACAATACCGGTATAAAGCTGTGGGAATCTGCAAAGGCGGAAGGCTGTGGGGCCAGATTCACGGGTGCCGGTGGCGGCGGCTGTCTGTGGGCTGTTGGGGAAGAAACGGATATTAATAAACTAAAAGCACAATGGCAGAAAATTCTTGATCCCATTGATGGGGCAATGGTACTGGATACGGCCATAGACCCTATGGGAATTTTTGTACATTATTAG
- the iscB gene encoding RNA-guided endonuclease IscB: MNVFVLDTSKKPQNPVHPAKARLLLSEKKAAVFRQYPFTIILKKECLDVEPKPLRVKIDPGSKTTGIAVIDDNIGEIVFAMALMHRGQQIKNDLESRRGIRRSRRNRKTRYRKPRFENRTRSKGWLPPSLKSRVHNIETWVNRLCRFCNIQAISMELVRFDMQKIENPEIAGTEYQQGELLGYEVREYLLEKWGRTCAYCGKINIPLEIEHIVPKSKGGSDRVSNLTLACIACNQKKGNKPIEAFLSNKPELLKRMQAKAKTPLKDAAAVNATRWDLFCTLKKTGFPVETGSGGLTKFNRTIRGLPKTHWLDAVCVGQSTPEKLFQVDKTVLTVKANGYGNRQMCRVNKFGFPRTKAKLTEKKVKGFQTGDIVKAVVTTGKKVGTYIGRVAVRKSGSFNIKTAEKTIQGISWRYCRVFHSSDGYSYNTSC; the protein is encoded by the coding sequence TTGAACGTATTTGTTTTAGACACAAGCAAAAAACCACAAAATCCGGTACACCCGGCAAAGGCCAGATTGCTTTTATCAGAAAAAAAAGCGGCTGTATTTCGACAGTATCCCTTCACGATTATACTGAAAAAAGAGTGCCTTGATGTGGAGCCAAAGCCTTTACGGGTCAAAATAGATCCAGGCAGTAAAACTACCGGAATTGCTGTAATAGACGACAATATCGGGGAAATTGTTTTTGCCATGGCGCTTATGCATCGAGGGCAACAAATCAAAAACGACCTGGAATCTAGACGAGGGATTAGAAGATCCAGAAGAAATCGAAAGACCCGATACAGAAAGCCACGATTCGAGAATAGAACTAGATCAAAGGGGTGGCTCCCACCATCACTAAAAAGCCGGGTCCATAATATCGAAACCTGGGTTAATCGATTGTGTCGATTCTGCAATATTCAAGCGATCTCAATGGAACTCGTTCGGTTTGACATGCAAAAAATCGAAAATCCCGAAATTGCGGGGACTGAGTATCAGCAAGGTGAACTTTTGGGATACGAAGTGCGAGAGTATCTATTGGAAAAGTGGGGCAGAACGTGTGCATACTGTGGCAAAATAAATATCCCGCTTGAAATTGAACACATTGTCCCAAAGTCAAAGGGCGGTTCCGATAGAGTCAGCAATCTGACATTAGCTTGTATCGCGTGTAATCAAAAAAAAGGGAACAAGCCAATTGAAGCGTTCCTTTCAAATAAGCCGGAATTACTGAAACGGATGCAAGCCAAGGCAAAAACACCGCTCAAAGATGCTGCTGCGGTCAACGCTACCCGTTGGGATCTGTTCTGTACATTGAAAAAGACAGGATTCCCTGTGGAAACCGGTTCCGGTGGACTGACAAAATTCAATCGGACAATCAGAGGGCTTCCCAAGACGCATTGGCTTGATGCGGTTTGTGTGGGGCAAAGCACACCTGAAAAATTATTTCAGGTCGACAAGACTGTCCTGACTGTCAAAGCGAATGGTTATGGGAACAGGCAGATGTGCCGGGTCAATAAATTCGGGTTCCCTCGGACAAAGGCAAAATTAACTGAGAAAAAAGTCAAAGGCTTTCAAACCGGCGATATTGTCAAAGCAGTTGTTACCACCGGCAAAAAAGTTGGAACATATATTGGACGTGTTGCAGTCCGAAAGAGCGGATCATTTAACATTAAAACAGCGGAAAAAACGATACAGGGCATTAGCTGGAGATACTGTCGCGTGTTTCATTCATCCGATGGGTACTCGTATAACACGTCATGCTAA